In Zingiber officinale cultivar Zhangliang chromosome 1A, Zo_v1.1, whole genome shotgun sequence, the DNA window GTGGTCTTCCAAAGATTTTCACATATCTCTATAGCACTGCTAAAAATCCACTCGAGGAAAACGATGAAGGAAGCTCAGATGGAGTAATTATGGCTGGTTATGGTTATGGGCTTCCAATTAGTCGTCTCTATGCTCGCTATTTTGGTGGTGATTTACAAATTATCTCTATGGAAGGATATGGTAAATCCAATTCTTTCTTTATGCAATACTTAATCTCAAGTTCAAT includes these proteins:
- the LOC122004067 gene encoding pyruvate dehydrogenase (acetyl-transferring) kinase, mitochondrial-like gives rise to the protein MVFELVKNSLRAVQECFMNSDKNAPPVRIIVADGIEDVTIKISDEGGGIPRSGLPKIFTYLYSTAKNPLEENDEGSSDGVIMAGYGYGLPISRLYARYFGGDLQIISMEGYGKSNSFFMQYLISSSICPA